Part of the Oscillibacter hominis genome is shown below.
GGGGACGCACCAGTGCGGGCTGATTGACGCCTGCCGCCTTGACCGACTCCACAAGCCCTTGCATCTCCGCATCGTCCCGGACACCAAAGGGATGATTTTTGAACGGGTGCAGGTCGGACAGATTGAGATAGACGATCTCCTCTTTTTCGGCGCGGGTGGCGTCACGGGGCGCAGGCGGTTCCGGCGTGACCTCCGCACCAGCGGGAGCGCCGCCCTTATCCACGGCAGGCTTCTCCGGGATGGGCTTGCTTTGGGACTTTTTGTCCCGAGCTTTGGGCGGCTTTGCCTTATCGGGAGAGGCCTTGCCCTCCTTGGACGGGCGACCTCTGCCGGGCTTGGCAGCCTTGTCCTTTTCGGTAGACGGCTTCTGCTTGACCGTCTTTTTCTCTTCCTTGGCCGCCTCGTCACGGGCGGCGGAAAAATCCACCACCTTGCCGGAATGTGCCGGGGCGGGATCGTCCTTGCCGGGAGCGGGCGGCTGCGCCTGTTCCTTTTCGGCCTTGGGGACTTCGGGAGCGGCAGGCTCCTCCACCTCGGCGTGGGTAACAGCGTCAGCGGGATCAGGTACGGCCTCACCCATTTCAAAGAGCGCCGCCTGCCCCTCGTGTTCCAGCATGACCGCCTCTGCGTCGGTCAGCGCAGCCTCGGGAGCGGGCTGCTCCGGCACGGCGGCATTTTCTACCGCAGGAGCGGGAGCCTCGGCGGGCGGGGCTGCTTCGGGAATGTTCTTCTTATCATCTGCCATTTGCAAACCTCCTTTTCATGGCATGAAAAAAGCCAGTCCGCAGACTGGCCGGGTGGAAGTGACCTCCCTTCATGGTTTATATATGAAAACGCCGCCCGTTGTCCTGTTGGGCGGCGTTGTTCTCAATTTTAAGCTCCCGCTGCCTATAAAGATTTAGGCAACGGGAGCTTTTGTTAGAATAAAAACCTCTTGCTGACTGCCAGATTGATACTTTCAATTTTAGTCCGTTGTAGTTTTATTTGCTGCTCGCATCTCTTCGTCCAAGTCGGCAAACATCAGCTTTAGCAAGATGTCTGCCATGCTTTCACCGTCTTTCCTGTACCGTGGCTCAACGATAAAAACTCGACCGCCAATTTCGTATCGTTGGGACTCTCCGGCAATATATTCTTTTTCCATGCCTGCACCTCCTTTCCAACATGGACACAAAAATTATATCATGCCGTGGAGGGGCACAAAGCAGAAAAATTATTTTCCTTGATATACGGGCTTTCTTTGACTATAATGAAAGACATTCAGGGTGTGTTTTGGGGTTGCCCGCGTATTGAAGCGCTCTTTTGGCCCGGTTTAGGGGGGTATGTAACCGCACTAACCGGGAGAGCGCTTGAATGGCATTCAAGAGGTCAGCGGTTCGATCCCGCTTATCTCCACCAAAAACCTTGAAGTTTTGACTTCAAGGTTTTTTCTTTTGTAAACGGGGTGGGGAGCTTGGAAGCAGAAAAGTGCATAGGAAAGCGGGTGCTGGATTGGCTGCGCCGGGACCCGGTGCTGGCGGCCTCCTGTGCGGCGGCACTGCTCTCCACTTTATTTGTACCGCCCTCCCGGGCCTATCTCTCCTATCTGGACCTGCGCGTTCTCTGCCTGCTGTCCTCTCTGATGGTGACTGTGGCGGGATTGAAAAAGGCCGGCGCCTTTGCATTCCTGATGGGCCGAATCCTGAAGGTGGTACATAATACCCGTACTCTGTCCGCCGCATTGATCGGCGTCTGCTTTTTCACCAGCATGCTGGTGACCAATGACGTTGCGTTGATTACCTTTGTCCCTCTTACCATTCTGATGCTTGCGCAGCGGCAGCGGCTGATGGCATTTGTCATCGTGCTCCAAACAGTGGCCGCCAATCTTGGCAGCATGCTCACCCCCTTGGGGAATCCTCAGAATCTCTACCTGTATGGCCGGTTCAACCTGTCTGCCGGGCGGTTTTTGTCCATCATGGCGCTTCCCACCGCCATCTCCCTGCTGCTGTTGTGCCTGGCCCTTCTGTGGATCAGGCCTGAGGCCGTTGTAGCGCCGGTGGAGGCGATGCCCGCTTGCCCCAAAGCGGTGCTTCCCTGGGCCGGGCTGTTCTGCGTGTGCCTGCTGGCTGTGCTCCACGTGCTTCCCTATGGGCTGGCCCTTGCGGTTGTAGTGCTTGCAGCGGCCGTTCTGGACCGTCCTATCCTGCGCAGTGTGGATTACAGCCTGCTGCTCACCTTTGCGTTCTTTTTCCTGCTGATCGGAAACATCAAAAGCATCCCCGCCGTCAGCCAAGGGCTTTCCACCCTGCTGAACGGGCGGGAGTTGACCGCCGGCATCCTGCTGAGCCAAGTTATCAGCAATGTGCCTGCGGCGATGCTGCTGGCCGGGTTTACGGAGAACTATGAGCCTCTTCTCTTAGGCGTGAACATAGGGGGGCTTGGCACGCTGATCGCCTCCATGGCCAGCGTGATCTCCTACAAGCTGTATGCCGCACAGGAGAGTGCCCGGCCCGGCAGATACCTGGCCCTGTTTACAGGAATCAACCTGCTGTTCCTTGGCGTGCTGTGGGCCGCCGCGGCACTGCTCTGACAATCGATGAAAAGCGCCGGGAGGATCCCCCCGGCGCTTTTATTATAAAAGGGGCGATGCGCCTCCCAAATATAAGACCGGAAGGCCTTTTGACCGGGCGTAGCGCACCGTGTAGGCTGTGCCGCCGGTAGACCTGGCGCAGTAGGCCACGCATGTGCCGCTGTGATCCACCAGGTGGCGGTTGCGGCGGTGCATGCAGCCCCGGTCATAGTGGTCGGAGACATAGACCACTTTGTCGGCGGAAGACAGAATGCGCTGGTATTCAGCCACGTCTTCACTGCGCCAGCCCCTTGTCTGCTCCGGGCAGGGGAGTACCAGAATGAGGCGGATTTGCGGGAATTCCCGGCGCAGGCGCAGAACGGTCTGGGCGGCCAGGGTGTCGAACCCCAGCGCGCCGCCGGCGCCGTAGTAGACCACTCCCTGGGCGGTCAGATCGCGCAGCGTTTGCTCCAGCTCCTGCTCCAGGGCGGGGCGGACCTCCTTGGGGATTTGCCGGTGGCCGGTGAAGCAGCAGGTCTTTGATTTCATGTCCATAAAATAAAATACCTCTTGGGCTATGCATAGCCTATATTGCCCATCAAAATTGTGTAAGATGAAGGCAATCTTTGATGGAGGTGGGAAGGAATGGATACTGTAACCGCTGTGCGGAACCGGATTCTGGAACTGTGTGGAGAGCGGGATCTGACCATCAATCATCTGGCAAACCTGGCGGGACTCCCTCCGTCCAGCCTGAAGAACATCCTATATGGAAAGAGCCAGAATCCGAAGATTGTCACCATCAAAAAACTGTGTGACGGCTTGGAGATCACCCTGCCGGAATTCTTCAACACAAAGGAATTCACCGAGCTGGAGCAGGAGATCCGCTGACCGGATGCGCTTTTGCGTGTCCGGTCCTTTTCATACTTTGATTATAGGCAGTCGGATAGCCGAATCCTGTCGAAAAAAGGGAGTGCCAAAGAGGGGATGACAAAATCTGGCTGCGGTGATAAAATATGTAGGAATCCACGAGACAGGAGATACTATGGACGATTATTTTCACGTGATATTGCAGCCGGACGACATCCGGGCCATCAGCAGCATCGGGCTGGCCCACTTGGGCGACGCGGTGTACGAGCTGTTGGTACGGACGTGGCTGTGCGCCCACGGCAAGGCAACCGGAAAAGGCCTCCACCGCGCCACCATCGGACTGGTGTGCGCGCCGGCCCAGGCGCAGCGGGCGGAGCGGATCCTGCCCCGGCTGACGGAGGAGGAACTGGCGGTATTCCGCCGGGGCCGCAATGCCCAGGTGCACAGCATCCCCCAGCACGCCAGCCGCGGACAGTACGCGGAGGCCACCGCGCTGGAGGCGCTGTTCGGCTACCTCTACCTGCAGGGCAGGCAGGAGCGGATCAACCAGCTATTTCTATGGATGATGGAGGAGTGAGCCATGCCACTGGACGCCCTTTGCCTTCACGCGGTGGTGGAGGAGCTGCGGCCCCGGATTGTGGGGACGCGGATTGACAAGGTGCAGCAGCCCGCAAGGGACCAGGTGATTTTATTGCTGCGCAAGGACCGGCTTCTGCTGAATGCCGGCGCCAACTCTCCACGCATCCACTTGACCGCCCAGTTGCGGGACAACCCGGCCCAGCCACCCATGTTCTGCATGCTGCTGCGCAAACACCTGACCGGCGGAAAGCTGATCGCCCTGGACCAGCCCGGCCTGGAGCGGGTGGTGGAGTTGACGTTCGAAGTCACCACTGAGTTGGGTGAGCCGGGCGTCCGCAAGCTGGTGTTGGAGGCCATGGGCCGCCGGTCCAACTTGATCCTTTTGGATGGAGAGGGGCGGATCGTCGACTGTATGCGCCGGGTGGACGCGGAGATGTCACCGCTGCGCCAGGTGCTGCCGGGCCTCTATTACCGGCTGCCGCCCGCCCCCGAGGGCAAGGAGTCATTGATCGAGGCGACGGAGGAGTCCTTCCGGGAGGCTTTCGGCCGCGCCAATCCGGAGAAGACGGTGGACGGATGGCTGTTGGAGCGCTTCTTCGGCCTCTCTCCGCTGACGGCCCGGGAGATAAGCTGCCGCTGCGGCGCAGAGCGGCTCTTTGAACTGGGCGGAGACGGCGCCGGCCGGCTGTGGAACGAGATCGTGCAGCTTCAAGATACGATACGGGAAAATCACTTTACACCGACTGCAATCAAACGGGATGGGAAGTTTGTGGATTTCTCCTACCGGGAGATTTTACAGTATGGAGCCGATGTGGAACAGGCCGTCTATGGCAGCTTTTCTGAGCTGATGGACGACTTCTATGAAGAACGGGAACGCCAGGACCGGGTGCGCCAGCGGGGGCAGGACATCATCCGCACCGTCACCACGGCCCGGGATCGTGTGGCCCGGAAGATCGCATTGCAGGAAAAGGACTACGCCGCTACAAAGGATCGGGATCAGCTGCGCATCTGCGGCGATCTGATCACCGCCAACCTCTACCGGATGGAGAAGGGGATGCCCTCTTTCACCACAGAAAATTTTTATGATGAGGCCTGCGGGCCCATCACCATCCCGTTGGACCCACTGCTGACGCCTCAGCAGAACGCCGCCAAATTCTATAAGCGGTACAACAAGACGAAAACCGCCGAACGGTATCTGGCAGAGCAGCTGACAAAGGGCAGGGGGGAGCTTAGTTATCTGGAAAGCGTGCTGGAGGAGATCGGCCGGGCGGAGAGTGAGCAGGACTTTATGGAGATTCGCTCCGAACTGCGCCAGGCGGGATACCTCCGGCGCCAGAGCGGGGAGCGCAAGGAGATGAAGCGCCCGGCCTCCCGGCCCAGGGAGTTCCGCTCCTCCGCGGGGATGCGCATCCTGGTGGGACGGAACAACCGCCAGAACGATGCGCTGACCACAAAGGAGGCTGACCGCCGGGACCTCTGGTTCCACACCCAGAAAATCCACGGTTCCCATGTGATTTTGTGCACCCAGGGCCGTGAGCCGGACCGGCAGAGCATGATGGAGGCCGCCATGCTGGCAGCCTGGTTTTCCCAGGCCAGCGGGGGGCAGAATGTTCCGGTGGACTATACGCCGGTAAAATTTGTGAAAAAGCCTGCCGGAGCCCAGCCGGGCATGGTGGTGTACGAGACGTATCAGACCGTTTATGTGACGCCGGAGGAGACTCTGGCCAAGAAGCTGGAGGTCAGGCGGTGAATTGCTGCATCCTTATGGGAAGCCCCCGGAAAAACGGGAATACCCAGGCCCTGACGGCCCCCTTTGCCGGGGAACTGGAACGGCTTGGCATTGGGTGCAGCACCCTTTGGCTCTATGACCTGGAGCTGAAGCCCTGCCTCGGCTGCCGGGCCTGCCAGCGGGACTGGGCTCAGTTTGGATGTGTCCAGCGGGATGATATGCAAAAGGTATTTGACTCCGTGCTTGCCTGCCAGCTTCTGGTGCTGGCCACGCCGGTTTACTCCTGGTACTGCACGCCGCCCATGAAGGCTGTGCTGGACCGGCTGGTGTACGGCATGAATAAGTACTATGGCGAGGAGAAGGGCCCCTCTCTTTGGGAAGGGAAGAAGGTAGCGTTGATCACCACCTGCGGTTACCCGCCGGAAAAGGGGGCTGATTTGCTGAACGAGGGGCTGCGGCGCTATTGTAAGCACTCCAGGCTCAGCTATCTTGGCATGTTAGCGGAGCGCCACATGGGCTATGGCAGTGTTTTCATGGATCGGGAAAAGGAGCGTCACGCCGTGGAGTTCGCACGCCGTGCGGCCGCTGCGCTCTATTGATATGGCAAAAAAGGACGGCCCCATCGGGGCCGTCCTTTTGCTTGGAAATCAGCTTACGCAGTGTGAGGTGCGTGGCCGGTTTCCTCGCGCTCCCTGAACAGGAGAGAGATGCACCAGAGTCCGGCGATGCCGACCAGTGCGTAGATGATTCGGCTGAGGGTCGCCATCTGTCCGCCGCACAGGAAGGCTACAATATCGAAGCCGAAAATTCCGATGCTGCCCCAGTTCAGGGCGCCGATAATCGTCAGGATGAGGGCAATCTTATCGATGACCATCTTTGATTCCTCCGTTTTTAATGAAGTTTGTGCTTTGATAGTTTACCCGCGGCAACAAAATATATACATCCTGTCCGTGGACTGTACTATGCAGGGGTTGTCATGTGAAATATTTGGAATATTCATTGAAAAGGAGCCGCCAACTATAGTATAATGTCAATCAAAACAGGTTATTCATGGATTGGAGAGAACATGAAATACATTTTAGTCATTGGAGACGGCATGGCGGACAACCCGGTGGTGGAGTTGGGCGGAAAAACCCCGCTGGAAACAGCAAAAAAGCCCACCATTGACCGTCTGGCGGCACAGGGGCAGGTGGGACATGTGGTCAACTGCCCGGAGCCGCTGCCAGCTGGAAGCGAGACTGCAATTTTGTCAATTTTTGGATGCGATCCCCTGCGTTATTTCACCGGCCGCTCCCCGATGGAGGCTGCGGCCTCCGGCATTGAACTGCACCCGGGCGACGTGGCGTACCGCTGTAACCTCATCGCCCTGAGCGACGAGGGGGGAGCGCTGGCGCAGCGGCGCATTCTCTCCCACAGCGCGGGAAGCATCGAGGGCGCCGACGCGCTCCGGGTCATGGAGATTCTGGAGGGTGATGAGGCCTTCCGAAAGCTGGAAGAGGAGGCGGGGATGGAGATCCACCGCTTCCCGGCCTTTCGCCAGATCGCCGTGCAGCATGGCGGAGACGTGGAAGGTATCCGCCTGATCCCGCCCCACGACCACTTGGGTGAGGCGGCGGGGCCGCTGCTCCCCTCCGGGAATCAGAACGCGAAAATGCTGTTGGAGCTGGAGGAGGTGGCACATCGGATTTTGGACCGCCATCCCTTCAACGAGAAGCGGCGCAAAGAGGGAAAGCTGCCTGCCAACGGCATCTGGTTCTGGGCAGAGGGCACGGCGGTGGAGCTGCCGGACTTCCAAAAGGCCTATGGCCACTGGGGCGGCGTCATCAGCGCCGTGCCGCTGTGCCATGGCATCGGTGTTCTCAGAGGCCTGCGGCAGATCGAGGTGGAGGGCGCCACAGGGGAGCTCGACACCAATTTTGAGGGAAAGATGCAGGCGGCCTATGACCTTCTCCACACGGAGGCGGATTTTGTCTGCATCCACGTGGAGGCGCCGGACGAGTGCACCCACAACGGAGACCTGAAGGGAAAGCTCCAGGCCATCGAGTGGCTGGATTCCCGGCTGCTGACTCCCTTGCTGAAGCGGCTGGATGGAGAGTCCATGGACTACCGCGTGCTGCTGCTCAGCGACCATAAGACGCTGACCGCCACCCGGGGCCACGCCGGAGGGCCTGTGCCGTTCCTGCTCTACCAAAGCGGGGTGGACAGCGGCCAAGGCGGTGTCTACGATGAAAAGGCCGGCTTGGCGGGACGCTGCGTGAGCGCGGGCTGCGAGCTGCTGGAGTATCTTTTTGGACGCAGGCAGCTGTAACCGCTGCGTTGATATTGTAATGAAAAGGTCAGAAAATAAGGAAAAGGAGACTGTTGAAATGAAGGAAAAGTTTGAGAAGCTGGGGTTCTATCCCGCGGACATCCTGCTGCCCAAGGACGCGGAGATGGAGAAGTGGGCTGTGGTGGCCTGCGACCAGTTTACCTCTCAGCCCGAGTATTGGGAGCGTGTGGAGAAGACGGTGGGAGACGCGCCCTCCACGCTGCGCCTGATCCTGCCCGAGGCCAAATTGAACGACCCCAATGTGGACCAGCACATTGCCGACATCAACGCCGCCATGGCCGACTACCTGAAGCGGGATGTATTCAAAACCCTGACCGACTCTTTGATTTACATTGAGCGCTCCCAGTCCGACGGAAAGATCCGCCACGGCCTCATCGGCATGGTGGATCTGGACCAGTACGACTTCACCCCCGGTTCCGGCGCCCTGATCCGTGCCACCGAAGGCACCGTGCTGGAGCGCATCCCGCCCCGGGTGCGGGTCCGCAAGGATGCTCCCATTGAGCTGCCCCATGTGATGCTGCTCATCGACGACCCGGACAAGACCGTCATCGAGCCGCTGACCGCCGCCGCGGACGGAATGGAGAAGGTCTATGACTTCGAGCTGATGGAAAGCGGCGGACACCTGAAGGGCTACCAGCTCTCCGCCGCCCAGATCGACGCTGTGGCCGCCGCCCTGACCGGCCTTGCCTCCGACGAGGCCATGGAGAAGAAGTACGGCATGAAGGGCGTTGCGCCGCTGCTGTTTGCCGTGGGCGACGGCAACCACTCCCTGGCCACCGCCAAGGCCTGCTATGAAGAGGCCAAGAAGAACACGCCCGAGAGCCAGTGGGCTGAACTGCCCTCCCGCTATGCGCTGGTGGAAGTGGTCAACAACCACGACGACGCCCTCCAGTTTGAGCCCATCCACCGTGTGGTGTTCGGCGTTGACCCGGAAAAGGTCATCGCCGCCTTTAAGGATGCCTATCCCAGCGCCTATGAGGGCCAGGGCGAGGGCCATACCATTGCCTACACCTATGCCGGCCACAGCGGCTGCCTCACGGTGCCCGACCCCAAGGTGCAGCTGGCTGTTGGTACGCTTCAGAGCTTTTTGGACCAGTACCTCAAGGCCAACGGCGGCGAGGTGGACTATATCCACGGCGACGAGGTCACCGACGAACTGGGTTCCAAGCCCGGCAACATCGGCTTTAAGCTCCCCGCCATGGGCAAGGACCAGCTGTTCAAGACTGTGATGGCCGACGGCGTGCTGCCCCGGAAGACCTTCTCCATGGGCCATGCCCAGGATAAGCGCTATTACGTGGAGGCCCGCAAGATCAAGTAACCGAATCAGAAAAGGGGCCGCGGAAAATCCGCGGCCTCTTCTTTTCATTGGCTGCACGTCGTGGTATAATACCCAAATAGCGGCTAATGGAGTTCATGCCTATCCCGAATGGGCCGGAGGCAGCAAGGACGCCTTCCTTTTGGCTGCCCTGCTCCGGCGAACCTGCGCTGCACGGCAGGCCGCGGTGCTCACCGTACAGCCTTCATCGGTCCAAACGGCACGTTTTCCAACCGCCGGACAAATCAGGTGTACTCAACAGATAAGATAGGGGAAATATATGATAACAATGACCTATTCCGCTCCCGCAAAGATCAATCTCTCCCTGGACATCCTCCGCAAGCGGAAGGATGGGTTTCACGACATGCGCATGGTGATGCAGACCATCACCCTCCACGATACGCTGATCCTCCATCCCCACTGCGGGGGCGGCCGCATCACCTTATCCTGCGGCGGCGCGCAGGTGCCCTGTGGGGAGGAGAACCTGGCCT
Proteins encoded:
- a CDS encoding flavodoxin family protein, with amino-acid sequence MNCCILMGSPRKNGNTQALTAPFAGELERLGIGCSTLWLYDLELKPCLGCRACQRDWAQFGCVQRDDMQKVFDSVLACQLLVLATPVYSWYCTPPMKAVLDRLVYGMNKYYGEEKGPSLWEGKKVALITTCGYPPEKGADLLNEGLRRYCKHSRLSYLGMLAERHMGYGSVFMDREKERHAVEFARRAAAALY
- a CDS encoding Rqc2 family fibronectin-binding protein, with the translated sequence MPLDALCLHAVVEELRPRIVGTRIDKVQQPARDQVILLLRKDRLLLNAGANSPRIHLTAQLRDNPAQPPMFCMLLRKHLTGGKLIALDQPGLERVVELTFEVTTELGEPGVRKLVLEAMGRRSNLILLDGEGRIVDCMRRVDAEMSPLRQVLPGLYYRLPPAPEGKESLIEATEESFREAFGRANPEKTVDGWLLERFFGLSPLTAREISCRCGAERLFELGGDGAGRLWNEIVQLQDTIRENHFTPTAIKRDGKFVDFSYREILQYGADVEQAVYGSFSELMDDFYEERERQDRVRQRGQDIIRTVTTARDRVARKIALQEKDYAATKDRDQLRICGDLITANLYRMEKGMPSFTTENFYDEACGPITIPLDPLLTPQQNAAKFYKRYNKTKTAERYLAEQLTKGRGELSYLESVLEEIGRAESEQDFMEIRSELRQAGYLRRQSGERKEMKRPASRPREFRSSAGMRILVGRNNRQNDALTTKEADRRDLWFHTQKIHGSHVILCTQGREPDRQSMMEAAMLAAWFSQASGGQNVPVDYTPVKFVKKPAGAQPGMVVYETYQTVYVTPEETLAKKLEVRR
- a CDS encoding SLOG family protein; this translates as MDMKSKTCCFTGHRQIPKEVRPALEQELEQTLRDLTAQGVVYYGAGGALGFDTLAAQTVLRLRREFPQIRLILVLPCPEQTRGWRSEDVAEYQRILSSADKVVYVSDHYDRGCMHRRNRHLVDHSGTCVAYCARSTGGTAYTVRYARSKGLPVLYLGGASPLL
- a CDS encoding helix-turn-helix transcriptional regulator, with protein sequence MDTVTAVRNRILELCGERDLTINHLANLAGLPPSSLKNILYGKSQNPKIVTIKKLCDGLEITLPEFFNTKEFTELEQEIR
- a CDS encoding SLC13 family permease; its protein translation is MEAEKCIGKRVLDWLRRDPVLAASCAAALLSTLFVPPSRAYLSYLDLRVLCLLSSLMVTVAGLKKAGAFAFLMGRILKVVHNTRTLSAALIGVCFFTSMLVTNDVALITFVPLTILMLAQRQRLMAFVIVLQTVAANLGSMLTPLGNPQNLYLYGRFNLSAGRFLSIMALPTAISLLLLCLALLWIRPEAVVAPVEAMPACPKAVLPWAGLFCVCLLAVLHVLPYGLALAVVVLAAAVLDRPILRSVDYSLLLTFAFFFLLIGNIKSIPAVSQGLSTLLNGRELTAGILLSQVISNVPAAMLLAGFTENYEPLLLGVNIGGLGTLIASMASVISYKLYAAQESARPGRYLALFTGINLLFLGVLWAAAALL
- a CDS encoding DUF1015 domain-containing protein; the encoded protein is MKEKFEKLGFYPADILLPKDAEMEKWAVVACDQFTSQPEYWERVEKTVGDAPSTLRLILPEAKLNDPNVDQHIADINAAMADYLKRDVFKTLTDSLIYIERSQSDGKIRHGLIGMVDLDQYDFTPGSGALIRATEGTVLERIPPRVRVRKDAPIELPHVMLLIDDPDKTVIEPLTAAADGMEKVYDFELMESGGHLKGYQLSAAQIDAVAAALTGLASDEAMEKKYGMKGVAPLLFAVGDGNHSLATAKACYEEAKKNTPESQWAELPSRYALVEVVNNHDDALQFEPIHRVVFGVDPEKVIAAFKDAYPSAYEGQGEGHTIAYTYAGHSGCLTVPDPKVQLAVGTLQSFLDQYLKANGGEVDYIHGDEVTDELGSKPGNIGFKLPAMGKDQLFKTVMADGVLPRKTFSMGHAQDKRYYVEARKIK
- a CDS encoding Mini-ribonuclease 3; this translates as MDDYFHVILQPDDIRAISSIGLAHLGDAVYELLVRTWLCAHGKATGKGLHRATIGLVCAPAQAQRAERILPRLTEEELAVFRRGRNAQVHSIPQHASRGQYAEATALEALFGYLYLQGRQERINQLFLWMMEE
- the apgM gene encoding 2,3-bisphosphoglycerate-independent phosphoglycerate mutase, giving the protein MKYILVIGDGMADNPVVELGGKTPLETAKKPTIDRLAAQGQVGHVVNCPEPLPAGSETAILSIFGCDPLRYFTGRSPMEAAASGIELHPGDVAYRCNLIALSDEGGALAQRRILSHSAGSIEGADALRVMEILEGDEAFRKLEEEAGMEIHRFPAFRQIAVQHGGDVEGIRLIPPHDHLGEAAGPLLPSGNQNAKMLLELEEVAHRILDRHPFNEKRRKEGKLPANGIWFWAEGTAVELPDFQKAYGHWGGVISAVPLCHGIGVLRGLRQIEVEGATGELDTNFEGKMQAAYDLLHTEADFVCIHVEAPDECTHNGDLKGKLQAIEWLDSRLLTPLLKRLDGESMDYRVLLLSDHKTLTATRGHAGGPVPFLLYQSGVDSGQGGVYDEKAGLAGRCVSAGCELLEYLFGRRQL
- a CDS encoding DUF378 domain-containing protein, with amino-acid sequence MVIDKIALILTIIGALNWGSIGIFGFDIVAFLCGGQMATLSRIIYALVGIAGLWCISLLFREREETGHAPHTA
- a CDS encoding ParB/RepB/Spo0J family partition protein, translated to MADDKKNIPEAAPPAEAPAPAVENAAVPEQPAPEAALTDAEAVMLEHEGQAALFEMGEAVPDPADAVTHAEVEEPAAPEVPKAEKEQAQPPAPGKDDPAPAHSGKVVDFSAARDEAAKEEKKTVKQKPSTEKDKAAKPGRGRPSKEGKASPDKAKPPKARDKKSQSKPIPEKPAVDKGGAPAGAEVTPEPPAPRDATRAEKEEIVYLNLSDLHPFKNHPFGVRDDAEMQGLVESVKAAGVNQPALVRPREDGGYEIIAGHRRQRASELAGFANMPCIVRNMTDDEAILAMTDDNLRHRERILPTEKAQSLKMQVEAIKHQGSRPGEEDKDAGKRSTQVVGDRNGMNYKQVQRYIRLTELVPDLQKMVDEKKLAFTPAVEISFIRPKNQRYIAVSIEGQQSSPSLSQAQKMRELDKDGKLNGDVIDGILSQEKKEVDKVIINSAELEKYFGKDKSPREMKDKIISLLDDWKAKQPPELGKPEKKTDLEK